The following are encoded in a window of Platichthys flesus chromosome 11, fPlaFle2.1, whole genome shotgun sequence genomic DNA:
- the LOC133965071 gene encoding protein Jumonji-like translates to MSTDRPKRNIIKKKYDISDGMPWCEERLVRKVLFLSLREFRDTHRATHKHSQIHTRAHKHTSKSTLLHGPRTQTLPNTHTQKTTRKQQSVQGSQQRVPHRPPNTHTQKNTHSSQNIHISKHIHRHEHTNQGQKTNVSQDLHTPKAICTFTLPHMQTKSKMYAGKITHHEQHTDTQDHSHTIQMNTESTRTLRSQKTQHTRLLPIAKHSQTEKHKHSVKNSCTSGNSRMLLSGSVPSRSLRSHTPKRLNGALVNGLSRCQSLLSTGPSWSWPLQTRPPQRRPASIHFDKDDPNSKRPRLQAQRKFAQSPPSSPGPPALMTSAQSNLSHNVAVVTCLTRRRPKTEDFLSFLCLRGSAALPSNMSFLASGRKREPSGNQRLDARLSTNHRTAADRKKSIFGRTAVQRDSRPLRGRTGGSLCALTARGQSRREKGGREDEHRRMRRERMEEDRRGGARRHLVRPRQLSLQVRRTNKVTVVTGVAKEITSCVKPVPPLKPSAGVGSRRSPRSCTRSSNTCKPRGHPKSKPQETSSKQISRQSNHQLPRKHHLPLHHRTVINCHSKTFRSLQNSGKKSNRTPAQIPLTNDSVITELSENPGVLRLSRRRRGLPPDTSPAPPSQVALDKSSKKCRAVQNNKGDVSLQNDCHIGGMLQEEASSDKDVREECVNHVGKIAGSNSEDRCGHVGEMSLERDGGISDDLHDQATVGKLSVASSIALEASKERANFTNIISDYGLGPVSEVIVRHKRIQRNPSTSSTVPKPITRTTDSRTVARAATPRTTLAQAAINSETSAYVHTEPSGTYSAKHPAKATNKCTSKDTTKCTSPTSSYSILNSQGAVKDSSNGSPEDSAKVIAPVSSCSSTSKGSTKGLTQTKSTTSAMKTRTSPRTILKR, encoded by the exons ATGAGTACAGACAGACCCAAACGCAATATCATTAAGAAGAAATAT GACATCAGTGATGGGATGCCGTGGTGTGAAGAACGTCTGGTTCGGAAAGTTCTTTTCCTCTCGCTCAGGGaattcagagacacacaccgtgcaacacacaaacactcacaaatacacacacgtgcacacaaacacacgtcaaAAAGTACACTTCTACACGGTCCGCGAACACAGACATTACCTAACACGCACACTCAAAAAACCACACGCAAACAACAGAGTGTCCAGGGCTCACAACAAAGAGTCCCTCACAGACCtcctaacacacatacacagaaaaacacacacagctcacaaaatatacacatttcaaaacacataCACCGTCATGAACACACCAACCAAGGGCAAAAAACTAACGTGTCTCAGGATTTACACACACCAAAAGCTATATGTACCTTCACACTACCGCACATGCAGACAAAGTCAAAAATGTATGCAGGGAAAATTACACATCATGAGcagcatacagacacacaagaccACTCCCACACGATCCAGATGAATACGGAATCGACCAGGACACTACgctcacaaaaaacacaacatactcGGCTGCTGCCCATCGCCAAACACtcacaaactgaaaaacacaagcaCTCAGTGAAAAACAGCTGCACTTCTGGAAACTCGAGGATGTTGCTGAGCGGCTCTGTCCCGTCCAGGAGTCTGAGATCACACACTCCCAAGAGACTCAATG GTGCTCTGGTTAACGGCCTCAGCCGCTGTCAGTCCCTCCTGTCCACTGGTCCCAGTTGGAGCTGGCCCCTACAGACACGCCCTCCACAGCGGCGCCCTGCCAGCATTCATTTTGACAAGGATGACCCCAACAGCAAGAG accaAGGCTGCAAGCACAGAGGAAGTTTGCCCAGTCCCCTCCCAGCTCTCCAGGACCACCAGCACTGATGACATCAGCACAGAGCAACCTCAGTCACAACGTGGCCGTAGTCACCTGTCTGACCCGACGACGACCCAAGACTGAGGACttcttgtcttttctctgtttgagag GTTCAGCAGCCCTGCCAAGCAACATGTCCTTCTTAGCAAGTGGACGAAAGAGGGAGCCATCCGGAAATCAGCGTCTTGATGCCCGTCTTTCCACCAATCACAGGACTGCAGCTGATAGGAAGAAAAGTATATTCGGCCGAACAGCAG TGCAGAGGGACTCGAGGCCTCTGAGAGGGAGAACTGGAGGCTCCCTCTGTGCTCTTACTGCTCGAGGACAGAGTAGGAGGGaaaaaggggggagagaggacgAACATCGGAGGATGAGAagagaaaggatggaggaggacaggagagggggGGCTAGGAGACACCTTGTGAGGCCCCGCCAGCTCTCACTACAGGTCAGGAGGACGAACAAG GTTACCGTGGTGACTGGAGTTGCTAAAGAAATAACTTCCTGTGTCAAGCCAGTCCCTCCCTTAAAGCCCAGCGCAGGGGTTGGCAGTAGACGATCCCCCAGGTCCTGCACAAGATCAAGCAATACCTGTAAACCAAGAGGCCATCCCAAAAGCAAACCCCAGGAAACCAGCAGCAAACAGATCTCCCGGCAAAGCAACCACCAGCTGCCTCGAAAACACCACCTTCCTCTCCACCACCGAACAGTCATTAACTGCCATAGCAAGACCTTCCGTAGTCTTCAGAACTCAGGAAAAAAATCCAACAGGACCCCGGCTCAAATACCACTTACTAATGACTCAGTTATCACAGAGCTAAGTGAGAACCCTGGTGTCCTGAGGTTATCCAGAAGGAGGAGAGGTCTCCCACCAGACACCAGCCCTGCCCCTCCCAGTCAGGTTGCTTTGGACAAGAGCTCAAAGAAGTGCAGAGCGGTGCAGAACAACAAAGGTGATGTCTCACTGCAGAATGATTGCCATATTGGTGGGATGCTACAGGAAGAGGCCAGCAGTGATAAAGATGTcagagaggagtgtgtgaaCCATGTGGGTAAAATCGCTGGGAGCAACAGTGAAGACAGATGCGGCCATGTGGGAGAGATGAGCCTTGAGAGGGATGGTGGTATTAGTGACGACCTGCACGACCAGGCGACTGTTGGAAAATTGAGTGTGGCAAGCAGTATTGCTCTCGAGGCCTCTAAAGAAAGGGCCAACTTTACCAACATCATCTCAGACTATGGCCTTGGCCCTGTCAGCGAGGTCATAGTCAGACATAAAAGAATCCAGAGAAATCCTTCCACTTCATCCACAGTACCCAAGCCAATCACCAGGACTACTGACTCTAGGACTGTTGCCAGAGCTGCCACTCCCAGGACCACTCTAGCACAAGCTGCTATCAACTCAGAGACATCTGCATATGTACACACTGAGCCATCAGGCACATATTCTGCCAAGCACCCTGCTAAGGCAACTAACAAATGTACTAGCAAGGACACTACCAAGTGTACTTCTCCAACCAGCAGTTACTCTATCCTTAATTCCCAAGGTGCTGTAAAAGACTCTTCCAATGGTTCTCCAGAGGACTCGGCTAAGGTCATTGCACCTGTCAGTAGCTGTTCGAGCACTTCCAAGGGCTCGACGAAGGGCCTTACCCAGACCAAGTCTACTACCTCAGCTATGAAGACCAGGACCAGCCCTCGAACTATTTTGAAACGATAA